DNA sequence from the Candidatus Goldiibacteriota bacterium genome:
GGGGATTGGTTCGGAAAAATGAATTTTATGGATGTTATAACAATGGTGTCCAAATTCACCGTTGCCCAGATGATGGAACACGACTATTTTGACAAGCGGTTTAAAGAAGGGGTGCCGCTTTCCATACACGAGCTGTTTTACCCGATAATGCAGGGATATGACTCCGTAATGGTGGAAGCGGATATAGAACTTGGCGGGACAGACCAGCGGTTTAACGTAATTGCGGGCAGATACCTGCAGAAAGAGAGCGGAAAAGAGCCGCAGGTGGGGCTGTTTAATCCCATACTTCTTGGCCTTGACGGTAAAAATAAGATGAGCAAGTCGCTGGGAAATTATATCGGCTTAAATTTTACCCCTGAAGGTATGTTTGGCAAGGTGATGTCAATTCCTGACAGTTTAATAATTCAGTATTTTGAACTGCTTACTGATGAATCATTTGAAATTATTGAAGCGATGAAAGAAGCCATGGCAAAAGGCGAAAATCCGCGCGATTTTAAGGTTAAGCTTGGGGAAGCGATTGTAAGAAAGTATCACAGTGAAGAAGCGGCAGCCAAAGCAAGGCTTTCTTTTGACAGCATGTTCAGCAAAAAAGAGATTCCGTATGAAGACAATGTCATGGATTGGAATGATATTTTTGAGAACGAAGCCGAAGTTTCATGTGTGACTTTTATGAAAAAAACAGCAAAGAGATTACTGGCAGTTGAACTGTCGGGGGCGGACGCAAAAGGGATGCTGCCCGGGCTTTTAATAGATGAAAAAAAATATGACAAGCCCATGATATCAAAAAGTGATTTTACCGGAAAGCAGCTTAAATTCAAATTTGGAAAAGCAAAACCGGTTTACGGTGTCATATATATTAAATAACCGGAGTTGTAAATGAGAAAAAAAATAAAATACTGCCCATATTGTTCCTCGCGTTTTGAAGAAAAAAAAGAACACGGGTTTAAACGCCATTACTGCCCGAAGTGCGGGGATTTTTTCTATGACAATCCCCTTGTAGGCACGGCGGTTGTTGTTATTAAGGATAATAAATTATTACTTATAAAAAGAAATATACATCCCGGCCGCGGTATGTGGGCGCTTCCGGGCGGTTTCGCGGAACAGGGCGAAACCGTGCAGGCGGCGGGAAAAAGGGAACTGTTTGAAGAGACAGGATTAAAAGCAAAAAAAGCTGAAATAGTAAGCGTGCTTACAGAAAACTCGCTTATGTACGGTACTGTCATAGTACCGGTTATAAAAGTTGAAGGGTTTTCCGGTAAATTAAAACCGGGAAAAGATGAACTTGAAGCAAAGTTTTTTGATATCAATAAACTGCCCTTTCTGGCGTTTACCAGCCACAGGAAGGCTGTACGGAAACTGAAGAAGGACAGAGGGACGGATGCACAGAGGGACAGAGGGACGGAAGGTTAAAAGGAAATAAGGCCGGTTTAGAACTGGTAGGCGCACCCTTTTAGGGTGCGGCAGTTGAAGTTGTATTGTTTTAATTTGTGTTTTGGTAGACGCGGGTCTTCAGCCCGCGGCAGTTGGATATAATAGCAGCTCGGTTAGAGGATTGGATACTTTGATGTTTGGCAGGCACACCCTTTAGGGTGCGGTCGAAGCGAGCCCTGCGAGCGTAGATCCCGGCGATGAAGTGAGTTTACGAGCGAAAGAAGCAGGGACAGTTGGATAGAGCAGTGGATTGGAAGGGCGGACGGTTTTACCGTCCCTCCGTGCATCCGTCCCTCTGTCCCTCGGTTTTTAATAATTTATTGAGGTGTACCTTTGCGTATAATAGCGGATTTTCACGTTCACTCTAAATATTCACGCGCTACAAGCGCGTCCATGAACCCGGTGGAGATATCTGAATGGGCGGATAAAAAAGGTATCTCTGTGATAGGCACCGGAGATTTTCAGCACCCTGCGTATCTGGGGGAGTTAAAAAACAGGCTTGAAGAAGCCGAACCCGGTTTATATAAGGTAAAGAAAAGTAAATTTAAGTCCAGGATGGTATTATCAACAGAAATATCACACATCTACAAGCAGGGCGAAAAAGTCCGCAAGGTGCACATGCTTGTAATTATGCCGGATATGTTATCTGCCGAAAAGTTTTCAAAGAAACTTGCCACACTTGGCAATACCGGGTCTGACGGCAGGCCTATACTTGGGTTTCCCGCGAAAGACCTTGTAAAGCTTACCCTTGATATCGCGCCTGACGCCATGGTTATACCGGCGCACATCTGGACGCCGTGGTTTTCCGTATTTGGCTCCAAATCCGGGTTTGATTCGCTTGAAGAGTGTTTTGAAGAGCAGACAAAATATATACGCGCCGTAGAAACGGGGCTGTCTTCAGACGCGGTAATGAATCACAGAGTATCCGCGCTGGATAACATCGCCCTTATATCAAATTCAGACGCCCATTCACCGCGCAAGATAGGCAGGGAAGCAAATGTTTTTGAATGCGCTCTTGAATATAAAACGATAAAAAATGCCATATATAAAAAAGATAAAAAAAAATTCCTGTATACAATTGAGTTTTTCCCGGAAGAAGGAAAATACCATAATGACGGACACCGCCTGTGCGGGATAAATTACCACCCTAAAGACGCCATTAAAAACAAAAACATATGTCCTGTATGCAAGAAACCGCTTGTGTTAGGCGTGCTGCACAGGGTGGAAGAACTTGCGGACAGGCCGTGGGATTATGTATTAAAAGGCGCCATACCCCAGAAACACATAATACCTCTGGAAGAGATAATAGCGGACGTAAAGGATGTTTCGCCGTCAAGTAAGAAGGTTCAGGAAGCATACGAAAAGATGCTTGTTAAAGGCGGTTCTGAATTTGAAATACTGCTGGACAGGACGCCGGAAGAACTGAACAATATCTGCGATGAAAAAACAGCGCAGGCTATAATGCTTGTACGGCAGGAGAAGGTAAATCTTATTCCCGGTTTCGACGGCGAATTCGGGAAAATATCAATATTCAAAAGACCGGACAGTTTGAATACGAAAAAGAAAAAACCGCAGATGGATCTTTTTTAACTGACAAGTTTTAAGTTACAGCTTACAAGTTGAAACCTGTCAGTTGTCAGTTGTAAGTTGTAACCTGTAACTTGTAACCTGTAACTTGCAACCTGTAACTTGCAACCTGTAACTTGTAACTTGTTAAAATGGAGGAACTATTATGAAACGTAATGTGCGCGGGATTTTAATACTTATAGCGGTTATTTTTACGGGATATAATCTTATCCTGAATGTATATATTAAGGATGCGCTTAAGGTAATTGACAGGTCTTCGGGATATGCTTTCTGCTTAAGCGTCATACCCGACAGGATAACTTTTTTTGACGTAAGAATCAGGGATAATTTCAGGATAAAAAGGCTTACCCTGGATGCGCGTGTCCGCAATATTATAAAGAAGGATATTTTCAGGGTTCTGGACGGGGCGGTATTAAACGGCCTTACGGTAATATATTCCGCCGATGATGTACATGAAAAAAACAAAGCGAAAATACCGCCTTTTATCATGCCGTATTTTAATTACCTTGAAGTTAAAAACTGCGAAATTGTTTATCTGGATCCGGCTTCTTTTACGGAAGTTAAGGTTTCCGGTATTTCAGGTAAAAGCAGGTTTGTAAACGGCGGGGATTTAAGCGGGCAGAAACTTATTTTTCAGGGAAATGGCAATTTTCAGGGAGACACATCCCAGAAAATAAATATAAGATTTGAGTTCTTTCCAAATTACCGGAACAGGCTTTCGGTATCTGTCTTTGGAAAAGGGATAAGCGCGCAGGAACTGGCGCCGCTGTTATCCCGCAGCAACGCGGTGATTGAAGGCGGCAAAATAGACTTTATTGTGCAGTTTAAAAATGAACTCAGGCAGATAAGTTTTAATAACATCATGCGTTTTAAAAATGTTAAAATAAAAGAGAAAACAGACCTTGATATTAAAGCGCTGTTTGGAGTATCTTACTCGCAGATGGCGGATTTTTTAAAGGACGCCAGCGGGGTCTTTGACGTTAATTTCAGTTTTAATACGCCTGAAGTGCAGCCGGCGGAGTTCTTTAAAATTTATAAAACTAAATTCGCGGAATCCATTTCCGGCAGGGTGGCGCTGGGTATTGCAATCACGCCGATAAGGCAGATACACGGGCTTATCTGGGCAATAACAGGAATAGGCTCTGCCAAAGCGGATAAGGACGTAATTGGAATATACCCGGAAGTCAGATAATTAAAAAAATTTCTAAGGAGAGTTAAATGAGCACAAGAGAGCGGTATGTACTTGAAGATATAGCCGACGACAGCTGGAGAATGTTCCGCATAATTTCAGAATTTGTTGACGGGTTTGAAGACCTGGGAGATATTGAAAAAGGCGTTACTATATTCGGTTCCGCAAGGGAAGCGGCGGGAAGCAAGTATTATGAGGCTGCCAGAAAGACGGCTAACATTCTTGCGAAAAAAAACTATACCGTAATTACAGGCGGCGGCGGCGGTATCATGGAAGCGGCCAACAGGGGCGCTTATGATGCCGGAAAAAGAAGCGTTGGGCTTAATATTGAACTTCCGTTTGAACAGAAGCCCAATAAATACGCGCAGACGCAGATTGGCTTTCGGTACTTCTTTGCCAGAAAAGTGATGTTTCTTAAATACGCAACAGGGTTTGTGGTCTTTCCGGGAGGCTTTGGAACGCTGGATGAACTTTTTGAAGCTGTCACGCTTATACAGACTCATAAGGTTAAACCTTTTCCTGTGGCGCTATACGGAAAAAAATACTGGGCAGGGCTTATAGACTGGCTTAAAGACTCGCTTATGGAAC
Encoded proteins:
- a CDS encoding tyrosine--tRNA ligase gives rise to the protein MKSAEEQLKIIKRGIVDIVTEEDLLKKLQKSVKTGKPLNIKYGIDPTATDIHVGHTVGLNKLRQFQDLGHTAILIIGDYTAMIGDPSGRMAERPQLDRETIMKNVATYKEQAFRILDKDKVKVVFNGDWFGKMNFMDVITMVSKFTVAQMMEHDYFDKRFKEGVPLSIHELFYPIMQGYDSVMVEADIELGGTDQRFNVIAGRYLQKESGKEPQVGLFNPILLGLDGKNKMSKSLGNYIGLNFTPEGMFGKVMSIPDSLIIQYFELLTDESFEIIEAMKEAMAKGENPRDFKVKLGEAIVRKYHSEEAAAKARLSFDSMFSKKEIPYEDNVMDWNDIFENEAEVSCVTFMKKTAKRLLAVELSGADAKGMLPGLLIDEKKYDKPMISKSDFTGKQLKFKFGKAKPVYGVIYIK
- a CDS encoding NUDIX hydrolase translates to MRKKIKYCPYCSSRFEEKKEHGFKRHYCPKCGDFFYDNPLVGTAVVVIKDNKLLLIKRNIHPGRGMWALPGGFAEQGETVQAAGKRELFEETGLKAKKAEIVSVLTENSLMYGTVIVPVIKVEGFSGKLKPGKDELEAKFFDINKLPFLAFTSHRKAVRKLKKDRGTDAQRDRGTEG
- a CDS encoding DNA helicase UvrD, whose amino-acid sequence is MRIIADFHVHSKYSRATSASMNPVEISEWADKKGISVIGTGDFQHPAYLGELKNRLEEAEPGLYKVKKSKFKSRMVLSTEISHIYKQGEKVRKVHMLVIMPDMLSAEKFSKKLATLGNTGSDGRPILGFPAKDLVKLTLDIAPDAMVIPAHIWTPWFSVFGSKSGFDSLEECFEEQTKYIRAVETGLSSDAVMNHRVSALDNIALISNSDAHSPRKIGREANVFECALEYKTIKNAIYKKDKKKFLYTIEFFPEEGKYHNDGHRLCGINYHPKDAIKNKNICPVCKKPLVLGVLHRVEELADRPWDYVLKGAIPQKHIIPLEEIIADVKDVSPSSKKVQEAYEKMLVKGGSEFEILLDRTPEELNNICDEKTAQAIMLVRQEKVNLIPGFDGEFGKISIFKRPDSLNTKKKKPQMDLF
- a CDS encoding TIGR00730 family Rossman fold protein, with protein sequence MSTRERYVLEDIADDSWRMFRIISEFVDGFEDLGDIEKGVTIFGSAREAAGSKYYEAARKTANILAKKNYTVITGGGGGIMEAANRGAYDAGKRSVGLNIELPFEQKPNKYAQTQIGFRYFFARKVMFLKYATGFVVFPGGFGTLDELFEAVTLIQTHKVKPFPVALYGKKYWAGLIDWLKDSLMEHGAISPGDMNLFKVVDTPEDAVKHITRKLKK